One Festucalex cinctus isolate MCC-2025b chromosome 1, RoL_Fcin_1.0, whole genome shotgun sequence genomic region harbors:
- the LOC144016672 gene encoding gamma-interferon-inducible lysosomal thiol reductase-like isoform X2 produces MKVDLLLLVTFLIHFKSGCSLSSSCPYAPSRWCSSPESAVKCGVLKQCLHANLTKSRQTAEPVQLDVYYESLCPDCILYLTQVLYPTWVLLQDILSVHLVPFGNAQEAPSGSKYVFKCQHGEQECLGNMIQACLLNMSDNAFLIIFCMEASTDIVAAAKNCVHLYSPQLSWGRIMSCVNGELGNQLMHQNALRTNTLNPPHQFVPWVTINGEHTDDLQKKATTALLPLICNLYKGIKPAVCGNGVATMVS; encoded by the exons ATGAAAGTGGATTTGCTGCTTTTGGTGACTTTTCTCATACACTTTAAGTCTGGATGTAGTTTGTCTTCGTCATGTCCTTACGCTCCGTCACGGTGGTGTTCGTCTCCAGAATCAGCCGTCAAGTGCGGG gtgTTGAAACAATGTCTCCATGCCAACTTGACCAAGTCACGGCAAACAGCGGAACCTGTCCAGTTGGATGTTTACTACGAGAGTCTGTGTCCGGACTGCATACTGTATCTCACGCAGGTGCTGTATCCCACATGGGTGCTGCTGCAGGACATCCTATCCGTCCACCTGGTTCCCTTTGGCAATGCACAG GAGGCACCCAGTGGTAgcaaatatgtatttaaatgCCAACATGGAGAACAGGAGTGCCTCGGCAATATGATTCAG gcgtgtttattgaacatgagTGACAATGCCTTCCTCATCATCTTCTGCATGGAGGCCTCCACTGATATCGTAGCAGCTGCCAAGAAT TGTGTCCATCTGTACAGTCCCCAACTGAGCTGGGGGCGCATCATGAGCTGCGTGAATGGAGAGCTTGGAAACCAGCTGATGCATCAGAACGCCTTAAGGACCAACACTCTGAATCCTCCGCACCAGTTTGTACCCTGGGTGACCATTAATGGG GAGCACACAGATGACCTCCAGAAGAAAGCCACAACTGCTCTCTTGCCGCTCATCTGCAACCTGTACAAG GGCATCAAGCCTGCGGTCTGTGGAAATG GTGTGGCCACTATGGTGAGCTGA
- the LOC144016672 gene encoding gamma-interferon-inducible lysosomal thiol reductase-like isoform X3 yields MKVDLLLLVTFLIHFKSGCSLSSSCPYAPSRWCSSPESAVKCGVLKQCLHANLTKSRQTAEPVQLDVYYESLCPDCILYLTQVLYPTWVLLQDILSVHLVPFGNAQEAPSGSKYVFKCQHGEQECLGNMIQACLLNMSDNAFLIIFCMEASTDIVAAAKNCVHLYSPQLSWGRIMSCVNGELGNQLMHQNALRTNTLNPPHQFVPWVTINGTPF; encoded by the exons ATGAAAGTGGATTTGCTGCTTTTGGTGACTTTTCTCATACACTTTAAGTCTGGATGTAGTTTGTCTTCGTCATGTCCTTACGCTCCGTCACGGTGGTGTTCGTCTCCAGAATCAGCCGTCAAGTGCGGG gtgTTGAAACAATGTCTCCATGCCAACTTGACCAAGTCACGGCAAACAGCGGAACCTGTCCAGTTGGATGTTTACTACGAGAGTCTGTGTCCGGACTGCATACTGTATCTCACGCAGGTGCTGTATCCCACATGGGTGCTGCTGCAGGACATCCTATCCGTCCACCTGGTTCCCTTTGGCAATGCACAG GAGGCACCCAGTGGTAgcaaatatgtatttaaatgCCAACATGGAGAACAGGAGTGCCTCGGCAATATGATTCAG gcgtgtttattgaacatgagTGACAATGCCTTCCTCATCATCTTCTGCATGGAGGCCTCCACTGATATCGTAGCAGCTGCCAAGAAT TGTGTCCATCTGTACAGTCCCCAACTGAGCTGGGGGCGCATCATGAGCTGCGTGAATGGAGAGCTTGGAAACCAGCTGATGCATCAGAACGCCTTAAGGACCAACACTCTGAATCCTCCGCACCAGTTTGTACCCTGGGTGACCATTAATGGG ACCCCTTTTTAA
- the LOC144016672 gene encoding gamma-interferon-inducible lysosomal thiol reductase-like isoform X1: MKVDLLLLVTFLIHFKSGCSLSSSCPYAPSRWCSSPESAVKCGVLKQCLHANLTKSRQTAEPVQLDVYYESLCPDCILYLTQVLYPTWVLLQDILSVHLVPFGNAQEAPSGSKYVFKCQHGEQECLGNMIQACLLNMSDNAFLIIFCMEASTDIVAAAKNCVHLYSPQLSWGRIMSCVNGELGNQLMHQNALRTNTLNPPHQFVPWVTINGEHTDDLQKKATTALLPLICNLYKGIKPAVCGNGGQRHRRF, translated from the exons ATGAAAGTGGATTTGCTGCTTTTGGTGACTTTTCTCATACACTTTAAGTCTGGATGTAGTTTGTCTTCGTCATGTCCTTACGCTCCGTCACGGTGGTGTTCGTCTCCAGAATCAGCCGTCAAGTGCGGG gtgTTGAAACAATGTCTCCATGCCAACTTGACCAAGTCACGGCAAACAGCGGAACCTGTCCAGTTGGATGTTTACTACGAGAGTCTGTGTCCGGACTGCATACTGTATCTCACGCAGGTGCTGTATCCCACATGGGTGCTGCTGCAGGACATCCTATCCGTCCACCTGGTTCCCTTTGGCAATGCACAG GAGGCACCCAGTGGTAgcaaatatgtatttaaatgCCAACATGGAGAACAGGAGTGCCTCGGCAATATGATTCAG gcgtgtttattgaacatgagTGACAATGCCTTCCTCATCATCTTCTGCATGGAGGCCTCCACTGATATCGTAGCAGCTGCCAAGAAT TGTGTCCATCTGTACAGTCCCCAACTGAGCTGGGGGCGCATCATGAGCTGCGTGAATGGAGAGCTTGGAAACCAGCTGATGCATCAGAACGCCTTAAGGACCAACACTCTGAATCCTCCGCACCAGTTTGTACCCTGGGTGACCATTAATGGG GAGCACACAGATGACCTCCAGAAGAAAGCCACAACTGCTCTCTTGCCGCTCATCTGCAACCTGTACAAG GGCATCAAGCCTGCGGTCTGTGGAAATGGTGGGCAGAGACACAGAAGATTCtaa